The following coding sequences lie in one Xanthomonas hortorum pv. pelargonii genomic window:
- a CDS encoding DUF3800 domain-containing protein — MRFEVYCDEANPDVLTSANPRARYLMIGSLWLPQEVRNELKSRIGDLRKRHEAWGEIKWSKVAPNRRDFYVELVDLFFAYGENLRFRCIAVDRTQIDLSLHDDDAELGFYKFYYQLLHHWILDFNDYRIFCDAKSNRDSKRLPVLAQCLSRANLSSNIESVQSLPSNEVVLIQMCDLLLGAASSKINSTLTPNTAKFTVVSRIESALGRELGPTSKGEEKFNLFKIRLNGGW; from the coding sequence ATGAGATTTGAGGTGTACTGCGATGAGGCGAATCCAGACGTCCTAACGTCTGCTAATCCGCGTGCGCGTTACCTCATGATCGGAAGCCTTTGGCTTCCACAGGAAGTTCGGAATGAGCTTAAGTCGCGAATTGGCGACCTTCGAAAACGACATGAAGCCTGGGGCGAGATCAAGTGGAGCAAGGTTGCGCCTAATCGCCGCGACTTCTACGTAGAACTGGTTGACCTCTTCTTCGCATACGGCGAGAACCTTCGTTTTCGATGTATTGCGGTTGATCGGACCCAAATTGATCTTTCGCTACATGACGATGATGCGGAGCTGGGGTTTTACAAGTTTTACTACCAGCTTCTTCATCACTGGATTCTTGATTTTAATGATTATCGAATCTTCTGTGACGCGAAGAGCAATCGCGATTCGAAGCGCCTACCTGTCCTTGCCCAGTGTCTGTCGCGAGCAAACTTGAGCTCGAATATTGAGAGTGTTCAGTCCTTACCGTCTAACGAAGTAGTACTGATCCAGATGTGTGATTTGTTGCTGGGAGCAGCTAGTAGCAAGATCAACTCTACCCTGACGCCTAACACTGCGAAGTTCACCGTCGTTAGCCGTATTGAAAGCGCATTGGGTCGCGAACTTGGTCCAACCAGCAAGGGCGAGGAGAAATTCAACCTCTTCAAGATTCGACTTAACGGAGGGTGGTAA
- a CDS encoding flavodoxin, with amino-acid sequence MRILLAYTSLSGNTRDVARAIRARCEELGHAVTWIDADIQTLAQACPDGAEHDLYILGSWSINAGRTPPEMKCFIEELVAAVGKPERLAVFGTGETQWGEENYCGAARRMAAFFGTRYPRLEIEQMPHGERDATKIQHWTDTILALTDTPFENTPHADAPRHHP; translated from the coding sequence ATGCGCATCCTCCTCGCCTACACATCGCTCAGCGGCAACACCCGCGATGTCGCGCGCGCGATCCGCGCGCGTTGCGAGGAGCTGGGCCATGCGGTGACCTGGATCGATGCCGACATCCAGACGTTGGCGCAGGCGTGCCCGGACGGCGCGGAGCACGATCTTTACATCCTCGGTAGTTGGAGCATCAACGCCGGGCGTACGCCGCCGGAGATGAAGTGCTTCATTGAGGAGCTCGTCGCCGCAGTCGGCAAGCCGGAGCGCCTCGCGGTGTTCGGCACCGGCGAGACGCAGTGGGGCGAAGAGAATTACTGCGGTGCGGCCCGGCGCATGGCCGCGTTTTTCGGTACGCGCTACCCGCGGCTGGAGATCGAACAAATGCCCCACGGCGAACGCGACGCCACCAAGATCCAACACTGGACCGACACCATTCTTGCCCTTACCGACACACCGTTCGAGAACACCCCCCATGCAGACGCTCCACGCCACCACCCCTGA
- a CDS encoding ribonucleotide-diphosphate reductase subunit beta, translating to MSATPLERIKILEPRHPNRSTAIINGQTSGILNWNDIPYPSFYRAYKELSTNFWIPDEVDMKGDARQYNELSAREKNAYDSIIGLLATLDSPQTRFIYNVAEYITDPAAHANAAIIGQQEVIHNESYSYVLASITGLADQNRVFELARTHPTIIKRNAPIMGAYDDFLRDKTAETLIRALIQSSILEGINFYSGFAYFYNLVRQNRMTGTGKIISFINRDELAHSKFISELIRAIIGENQALQGDQLTDYVHKAFEHAIDLETVWTAEVLDGIDGIDVDEMIRYVKYRANKMAGMLGIEKLYEGANDNVMPWIKAYADNFTETKTDFFEMRNASYKKTNSDNGFDDL from the coding sequence ATGTCCGCAACACCGCTTGAGCGCATCAAGATCCTGGAGCCGCGTCACCCCAATCGCTCCACCGCCATCATCAATGGCCAGACCTCCGGCATCCTCAACTGGAACGACATCCCGTACCCGTCCTTCTATCGGGCGTACAAGGAGCTGTCGACCAACTTCTGGATCCCCGACGAGGTGGACATGAAGGGCGACGCGCGCCAGTACAACGAGCTGTCGGCGCGCGAGAAGAATGCCTACGATTCGATCATCGGCTTGCTGGCCACGCTGGATTCGCCGCAGACCCGCTTCATCTACAACGTCGCCGAATACATCACCGACCCGGCCGCGCATGCCAATGCCGCGATCATCGGTCAGCAGGAAGTGATCCATAACGAGAGCTACAGCTACGTGCTGGCCTCGATCACCGGCCTGGCCGACCAGAACCGCGTGTTCGAGCTTGCCCGCACGCACCCGACCATCATCAAGCGCAACGCGCCGATCATGGGCGCCTACGACGACTTCCTGCGCGACAAGACCGCCGAAACGCTGATCCGCGCGCTGATCCAGTCCTCGATCCTGGAAGGCATCAACTTCTATTCCGGCTTTGCGTATTTCTACAATCTGGTCCGCCAGAACCGCATGACCGGCACCGGCAAGATCATCAGCTTCATCAACCGCGATGAGCTGGCGCATTCCAAGTTCATCAGTGAGCTGATTCGCGCCATCATCGGCGAGAACCAGGCGCTGCAGGGCGACCAGCTCACCGACTACGTGCACAAGGCCTTCGAGCACGCGATCGACCTGGAAACCGTGTGGACTGCCGAAGTGCTGGACGGCATCGACGGCATCGACGTGGACGAGATGATCCGCTACGTGAAGTACCGCGCCAACAAGATGGCCGGCATGCTCGGCATCGAGAAGCTGTACGAAGGCGCCAACGACAACGTGATGCCGTGGATCAAGGCCTACGCCGACAACTTCACCGAGACCAAGACCGACTTCTTCGAGATGCGGAATGCCTCGTACAAGAAGACCAACTCGGATAACGGCTTCGACGATCTGTAA